The sequence ggttcagtgccttgctcaaggacacttcgacttgcaactaatggggagagcggggatcgaacccacaaccctgcggttgcaggacggccctcttaccccactgagctatgATTACAATAGTTACGAGAGCTCAGGgtacaaatacaaaaaagtgAAAGttctgcatttaaaatgtagcttaagtaaaagtaaaaattaTTGGCATCAAAATGTTCACCAATATTAAAATGTACTCATTATATAGATGCCCATTTCAAATAATAAACTCATGGTAGGTCACTGATGTATTAATTTTAATGACTTTAATGTTGCACCTGGTAAAGCTGGAactccagggtttttcctgggtcaaaatgggtcttcggtgctccccaaaaaaaggtttgcgcgctgtgcgcgcaccatctattcatacacgtcgggctgttgagtgagtgatcagcagctggtcgCTCTGTCAAGTcacgccagagctccgatgccggcgcgcgcctcgctcagccgtgatgcgcgcacacaggtgagcacacctcagtgttaaattaagcttagggcaccaacatgacGAGCggctagtcccgcccccctgaagctctaAATTTagggggaaacactgaactcgattactattgatccaaacagaacgagggttcggctgtagcctacttgaaacatactattgagaacatattcgctgacatggacttgatgaacacagtttttttgttttttttcatcgcagacttttttttgccttaggcgctcaggatttgtcataggcgctcgggaaaacggcttaggcgcgtgcccaaattttctctctgcaggaaaaaccctgaactcATTTCATTTTTAGAAAGAATTATTGGCAATTTGTCaataacccttttttttttactgattatCGAGTGATAACATTGAGTACGCCCTGATTGAACAACTGCATGAACATGGTTTACTTGCCTCAAGTGTTAATATTGAGTGCATCTTTTAAATTTGTTGCGTTTCTATATTGGTTGTGTTTTTGTGGAGCTTTCCTCAACAAAATCAATTCTTTGACTCTAACAACACATTTGATTGAATTgactaaaaaaatgtgtttcttaGAAATAAGTTATTCGTTATAAATAAAGCATAAAGAACAAGTAATGGAGACCAAAACAACGTATTAGTCGACAAATTGACTAAAAGTGGGTCCCCCTAACGAACGGAGGATTTTGTGGAAAGCTAGATACTTAAATATGCTTTTGATAGCCAATATTTTACACTCTGGAGCACAAACACTACCCCTTTACCACTCTATTGGTCCTTCAGCTGCTGTATGTGGTTTAAGGATCTGTATTAACATCATTTTACATGGCTCTGTCTTTCTCATTACAGCAGGCCAATGAGGCTCTGCATCACCAGCACCAAATAGCCGGGAACAGCCTCTTGCCTTTGCTCAGTTCTGGAACTGAACCACCTGATCAGAAACCAGTGCTGCCCATTCCCTTGGACCAGAAACCCCCTGTTAGTGCTGCAGAACTTCTTAAAGACAATGTGGCTAGTGggactgggggaggaggaggaggtccgcCAGTTGCTGTAGTAAAAAAGGAGCCTAAATCAAAGACGCCCTTCATCTGTGGTTACTGCAACAAGGCTTTCCGTGACAGCTACCACCTCCGGCGGCACGAGTCTTGCCACACTGGCATTAAGATGATTTCGCGGCCTAAGAAGACACAAACAGCCCCCACTATGGTGCCACTCATATCTACTGTACCACGTCAAAATAGTGGAAATCCTTCATACATTACTACTGTAGCTGGTATCCTGACTACAGCCACCACGTCCACATCCACAGGCACCAGCATCATGACCCCAATGCAACACCAACAGCAGCAGAGCATTCCTAAGAAACCCCCTAAACTAGTGAAAAAGAATCACGGTTGCGATATGTGTGGTAAGGCCTTCAGAGATGTGTACCACCTCAACCGCCACAAGCTGTCGCACTCTGATGAGAAGCCGTTTGAGTGTCCCATCTGCCAACAGAGGTTTAAGAGGAAGGATCGCATGACATACCATGTCCGCTCCCATGATGGTGGAGTTCACAAGCCTTACATCTGTTCCGTCTGTGGAAAGGGCTTTTCCAGGTATGTAGACATCATTTATAATGAATGCAGAGAGCATTTTAACCAAATCTCTGATCTTTGCTCATGGAAAAAGAGACGTGTAGCAATCCAGTGAACTAGTTTTAGTAAAGTACTACGACAACTACGCTCGTAACTGCTATTAAATGTTCGCGACtaaaaagtctgatttatcAATAAACCTGCTCAACGAGCATGAAcatgaaaaaaagtatttttttcaatcAAGGGCTGTGTATTATCAAGCACCTTGCATATTGCAATATATTTCAATACTGATGaactgaaaatgtaaaaaaacacaacttgcTGTTTGCTAACTGGATAGACTAATATGTACATAACATTATATTGATAACTAATTGCATCGACTtgaatgaattaaaaatgtTAGTGTTTTTTGCGTTGTACATAGTAGTGCACTTgccataaatataaaatgaaaataaagtgcatattgtattattttcttAATGTGTAACTGAAGCCTCTAACTGCCATGTAGATGCCATTAACAACCCATTCAATTAAGTGAATTACATTATAAAAACTGAAATGGACACTGGCTGGGTCCTACCTTTTTTTGTCCCATTCCTCCAGTGCAGTTTTCAGCAACTCTGAAATGTTGCTGCCAGTAACATCAATACATTGTGTATTGCCCGTGTCTGCAAAACACATGAAACTAGTTCCCGATCCTCAGAGATGTGGTGTGCTAATCCGGATCATGCAACAGGCCGGGAGGTCACTGGCCTAGAACCGTATCGATGGAGAACTGTACCGATAAGGAGCTacaatattagtattagtattagtaacAATAAAATCCTAACGATACCCATCCTTATTTACCATCAGCTGCAGCGTATTTACAGAACAGTTAACTGTTCTGCAAACCATTTACCTTTTAGGGTGAGTTGGGAGCTTAGTGAAGTCCCCAGTGATGTTCTAGCTGTGAACGTTAGCTGTACAGTGTGTCTACAGGGGGTTAGCCATAACTCTGGCTAATTTTCAAATAATTTGCACTGCGTCATTTGCGTCGATTTTTTCATTGACTTTGTATGTTATTTTGCCCTGCAATTTTTTTCACCATGTTTGATTCTAACACAGAATAATGATTAGAAAATTATTTTATCCTTTGTCTTGGATTTGCCCTAAGTGTTTCAGATTGGCCTTGAAGATTCGGATAGATTTCAAATAATAAATGGCATTTTTAACCATTTTCAACCATGGAATATATTAATGTGGTAAGAACTGTCAATATAAGTGCATTTAGCCAGTTACTCTTAAATGATTAACATCCCTTCCCTTTAACAagcatggtttaaaaaaaaatggattcAAAAATGTTGCCGGGTAATCAAACTACGACTAGGTTTGTCACAATACCAAAATTATAACTTTGATACAATACCTGTCATAAATATCACGGTATCCGATACTTACGATACCAGAATTTGATACAATACCACTAATATGATACtgatatatttatctatagtagtaataaataaaatatctgcatGGTTACCTTTTTACAAGCTTGTTCCTGCCCAGCTTTTTCTACACTTAACAAATTGCattaatatttagtattagcctacagcagGATATTAATGAAAACTACATGGTGACAGCATAGTATTGATTATACACGGCTATGTAGTCCTTTTGTCTGTATCTGACCGGATGACGACATAGTTCCTTCCATAAGTATGAGCAATTGTAGAGTTCATATTTGATCTTAATTCATggaataattttttttccttaactaaaaattaaaagaattaGCTAACATCCACCCTCAGGCTCCACCAGCATGTAGCCATTTTTCATCAATTGTGTTTCATTTAGCACACGTGTGTGCATTGTGACTTCATGATCATATATGTTTGTCGTCAAACTCTGCTACGGCTACTCGTGTTAGGCTGTATAAGGGTGAGCTTGGGGTGTGCATCATGTTTATAATCACATTTGTTGACCTGTCGTTCTTTGAACTCTTTGAAAAGTGCGGGTCTCTATCTGAAAGGTGCTTTGCCATGTATGACGTGTTGATCTGAGTGGCTTTGAAACACATTTTGCAGACTAATCGCTGTATTTCAGTGGGCTTTCCCTCACTGTCTGCAATGTGGCCAAAGTATTTCCagatttcacttctggcatctttttttttacaaaaagccAAGGACGGTCTGCAAAAGCTCCGACACTTGACGCCATATTGTCTCCCCAGCaatcactcgctgtgagtgagCACTttctgttagtgtgtgagtgctggacagcctcctcctcttgcaGTCAACGCATGCAAGCAGCATGACAGAGCGGAGCAGTGAGTGTGCTCTGATCCTGTGctattttaatgaagtatcaatactaaaaatatgtgaaaccaaatagtttttaaaaaacgtcCGGGTACCGCGGTACCTTTTTAGTATCAGTAAACCGTGCAACCCTACCTACGGCACACTGCTGCTACCATCTGTACTGCTGATTGTGTCACATCTGTTAACCTAATCTCATGTTGTCAACACCATGACTGAAATGTGTCTCATGATGCTCTTTTCTGCTATATTCTACTGTCCCAATCTCATATGTCAATGAAATGATACTACTCGTGAATCAAAAGCTAAAGaatttccattttctttcttgTCTTCATCTCTGCAGACCTGATCACCTAAGCTGTCATGTCAAGCATGTCCATTCCTCAGAGAGGCCATTTAAGTGCCAAGTAACGGTAAGTCAGGCAACTGTGGTTCAATCTTCAGTCTCTCAATCAGAGGATTGCCGGTTCAATCCccaggggccggtatttcaaaatgatccaccaggattaatcctcctggattggattaaatcctgatcaaatcccaaaaacgggtatttcaaagcaaatctgatcctgaagattcagattcggatttggtaatccaatcttgccttttatccggattaaacactgctgttgagtatttcaaaactttggtgagaaatctggatcagtttgatcctaaaaatcaggattatcctgatcccacctcagaggtggatttgagggagattacatgaaaaggttggaccagccgaagtgtaactgctcccaaagttcattgtttgatacacatatagctagactgctgtttgatcaatgtttattttctttgcacgttcctttctttttcataaaacacagtgaaaaattgaagtaaaaaaaaaaatacaacgtattcgttgaaaatcagtcaaatgtatttattaacatgcattcagcacacacacttaattttcatagccaaagcttaacccttgtgttgccttcgggtcaatttgacccgattcaatgtttcaccctcctgtcgccttcgggtcaatatgacccgattcaatgtttcaccctcctgtcgccttcgggtcaatatgacccgattcaatgtttaaccctcctgttacctttatatttcctaacatattttacccttgaggtcaatatgaccccagctattaaaatctccagaaaattattagaattaatattgttttccaagtttaagtgtgaggtactttattgtttgtttgttgactcccgaaagaacaccgacattaaacattgaatcgggtcaaattgacccgaaggcgacaggagggttaaatattgaatcgggtcaaaatgacccgaaggcaacacaagggttaaacggttatggcatttggagcagctctgtgttaactggccatcttctctttccacaaacatcttTAAAGAGAACACATATTAAGGTTTTATCTCTTTGGTTGACAACTGTTTCCTAAAaatgcaatttaattgagtttattttgtatagcccattatcacaaattacaaatttgcctcagagggctttaaaaactacacatagacatccctgtccgaggacctcacatcgaagatatgtacaacacattttaaaatctacacccAATGCATAgcgagtaaatgcattaaaatgtggacCGCGACGTACAGACGCTAGCCTCTTTACTAGCTtgttagctccttaacacagaagtcaatggagcagcgttagctcTCGTTAGCGCGAACTCGGCTTAATTTTACTTCGCCGAGCTATTCTTTCAACTTTGTGCGGATTTACGTAATTTGTTAACTCAATATAGTGATTGCCTTTCATCTCGTTTTAGGACGCATCAACACTGACCAAGATTATATTTAGATTTAGAGACAACAGTAgtgccagcttctccttttttccgtaaaatgttcgctccatttcctgttacctgtctgtgatccagggggcggggccggattTGGAAATCCCAATCTGCCGGTATCAGGATCACTCTGATTCAATCCcgcaaagttttgaaatactgggatggatcaggttgatccgtggctgaggaaagggggatttggttatccggatcattctgatctggattacaagttttgaaatGCCGGCCCCAGATGTGctagccctagtcgatgtgtccttgagcaagatacttaaccctgaattgctccccgaaGCTGTGTCTACAGCTGTGTATGGATGTaattcgctttggataaaagcataagctaaatgtaatgtaatgtaagtcATTATTTGGTCTGCTCTGAAAAAGTATTCAGGGTTAGAC comes from Pseudoliparis swirei isolate HS2019 ecotype Mariana Trench chromosome 20, NWPU_hadal_v1, whole genome shotgun sequence and encodes:
- the LOC130211290 gene encoding vascular endothelial zinc finger 1-like isoform X1 → MEPSWSTFLFQQANEALHHQHQIAGNSLLPLLSSGTEPPDQKPVLPIPLDQKPPVSAAELLKDNVASGTGGGGGGPPVAVVKKEPKSKTPFICGYCNKAFRDSYHLRRHESCHTGIKMISRPKKTQTAPTMVPLISTVPRQNSGNPSYITTVAGILTTATTSTSTGTSIMTPMQHQQQQSIPKKPPKLVKKNHGCDMCGKAFRDVYHLNRHKLSHSDEKPFECPICQQRFKRKDRMTYHVRSHDGGVHKPYICSVCGKGFSRPDHLSCHVKHVHSSERPFKCQVTACTSAFATKDRLRSHMIRHEGKVTCNICGKMLSAAYITSHLKTHGQASFSNPCNNKGISDWQWNHSGPRKGELTVGEILNNSFQVLIDNSHKDANTVHNNSATTTAVTNAAITSAMNRGGISSNPVTIAAQMNIGTSTVNIMSQVNLQHPVTITGPVNLASINIPTTAHMNITTPMSMNITGPLNIAMRSMESMPFLSQVLPSSPPW
- the LOC130211290 gene encoding vascular endothelial zinc finger 1-like isoform X2, whose protein sequence is MEPSWSTFLFQQANEALHHQHQIAGNSLLPLLSSGTEPPDQKPVLPIPLDQKPPVSAAELLKDNVASGTGGGGGGPPVAVVKKEPKSKTPFICGYCNKAFRDSYHLRRHESCHTGIKMISRPKKTQTAPTMVPLISTVPRQNSGNPSYITTVAGILTTATTSTSTGTSIMTPMQHQQQQSIPKKPPKLVKKNHGCDMCGKAFRDVYHLNRHKLSHSDEKPFECPICQQRFKRKDRMTYHVRSHDGGVHKPYICSVCGKGFSRPDHLSCHVKHVHSSERPFKCQVTACTSAFATKDRLRSHMIRHEGKVTCNICGKMLSAAYITSHLKTHGQASFSNPCNNKGISDWQWNHSGPRKDANTVHNNSATTTAVTNAAITSAMNRGGISSNPVTIAAQMNIGTSTVNIMSQVNLQHPVTITGPVNLASINIPTTAHMNITTPMSMNITGPLNIAMRSMESMPFLSQVLPSSPPW